A genomic region of Megalobrama amblycephala isolate DHTTF-2021 linkage group LG6, ASM1881202v1, whole genome shotgun sequence contains the following coding sequences:
- the rdh1 gene encoding retinol dehydrogenase 1, giving the protein MVFFSADPLCCWVSLAAVALVAAVVWFYRDSRHITGIHEKYVLVTGCDSGFGNLAARQLDQRGFHVIAACLTEPGASRLRAAASPRLKTLLLNVTDSASIKSALERVRSETGERGLWGLVNNAGISVPIGPTEWMQLEDFTKVLDVNLMGVIEVTLNFLPLLKKARGRVVNVASILGRLSLIGGGYCLSKWGVEAFSDSLRRDMMHFGVKVSIIEPGFFKTQVTDLSLIEDDLKKRWNNLPAEVRRAYGDSYLQDYMKSQAFSMKILASSDLSKVTSCMQHALSARSPRTRYAAGWDAKFLWIPLSYLPTCIADFFMNLLLPSPKET; this is encoded by the exons ATG GTGTTCTTCAGCGCCGATCCGCTGTGCTGCTGGGTTTCGCTGGCTGCTGTGGCGCTCGTCGCCGCGGTGGTCTGGTTCTACAGGGACTCCCGTCACATCACCGGCATCCACGAGAAATACGTCCTGGTGACGGGCTGCGATAGCGGCTTCGGAAACCTCGCGGCGCGGCAGCTCGACCAACGGGGGTTTCACGTAATCGCCGCGTGTCTCACCGAACCTGGTGCCTCCAGACTGCGCGCGGCGGCCTCCCCCAGACTGAAGACGCTTCTGCTCAATGTTACCGACAGCGCGAGCATCAAGAGCGCGCTGGAGCGCGTGCGCAGCGAGACCGGGGAGAGAG GTCTGTGGGGTTTAGTCAACAATGCTGGCATCTCGGTCCCCATCGGCCCCACAGAGTGGATGCAGCTGGAGGACTTTACAAAGGTTCTGGACGTAAACCTCATGGGCGTCATCGAGGTGACGCTGAACTTCCTTCCTCTGCTGAAGAAGGCCCGGGGTCGGGTGGTGAACGTGGCCAGCATACTGGGCAGACTCTCACTCATCGGGGGAGGATATTGCCTCTCTAAATGGGGTGTGGAGGCGTTCTCTGATAGCTTGAG GAGGGATATGATGCACTTTGGAGTGAAGGTAAGTATCATTGAACCAGGCTTCTTTAAGACACAAGTAACAGATCTGAGCCTCATTGAAGATGATCTGAAGAAACGGTGGAACAACCTCCCAGCAGAGGTCAGGAGAGCCTACGGAGACTCATACCTGCAGGACT ATATGAAGTCGCAGGCGTTCTCCATGAAGATTCTGGCAAGTAGTGACCTTTCCAAAGTGACATCATGCATGCAGCACGCTCTCTCAGCACGCTCTCCGCGAACACGCTACGCCGCAGGCTGGGACGCCAAGTTTCTCTGGATTCCGCTCTCGTACCTGCCTACTTGTATAGCAGACTTCTTCATGAACCTTCTATTGCCTTCTCCAAAGGAGACCTGA